The DNA sequence CGCGTGAAATCAACAAGCGACTTATTCCTGTTCATGAAGCCATGTTTGTCGAATCCAACCCCATCCCGGTCAAATGGGCTGTAGCGGAAATGGGTTTGATGGAGCATGCCATACGTCTCCCGCTCACTGAATTGTCTGCGGCCTATCATTTAAAAGTTATCAGAGCTCTTGAGCAGGCTGATCTGCTGAGCGGTGCACAAACAGTCAATTCGGAGTTCACTGGATGAAGGCAACACTGAAAAAGCTATCAGTGATTATAGCGTTACTGGCAATGGCTGGTTGTGGAAATAATCTTGTTCGCGACAAAAGTAATGATTATCTGCTTTCAGAGGAAGTCCCTCCCATGGTTGTGCCCGAGGGCAAAAGCTCAGGTGCAATCGGTCAGCTTTATGATGTTCCTGCAGTTCCTGATGCCGGGGCTGGCTCAGAATATTTTGTTGTTCCCAGGCCACAGCCGCTCTCGGAAAATGTTTTTGAAGAAACGGTAAAAATTGAGACATTCTCAGGTAGTCGATGGATAGCGATTAACAAGCCTGCTGAAGAAGTTTGGCCAAGAATCAGGAATATTCTCTCGCGCAGTAGTGTCCCCACGACCCGGGTAGATGCCAGTAGCGGTATTATTGAAACGGGTTGGCTGCAATTCAAGGACGATGAAGACAAGAGCCACCGTTTTCGCTTTAAAATAGTTCCTGGCATCGGTGTTAACAGTACAGAAGTCAGCCTGCTGCAGATGTCTGCACCTATTGGCAAGGAAGGCGATGCGGGTTCATGGCCTGCAAAGTCGATGGATGACTCCCGGGAGTTGGAATTTGTCGAGATCGTTTCCAACTCTCTCGCCAGTGAAATTAACAGTGGCAGCGTTTCACTGCTGGCCCAGACGATCGGTGGTCAGGAGCAGGTTGAGGTCGTATCTTCCGCAGATACTGATCCCTACATCAAAATGAATCTCAACTATGACAGGGCCTGGGCGTCCCTACTCAACTCGCTCTCCCGGGGCGGTTACACTATCATCGATCAGAATCGTTCAGCGGGTAGATTACAGGTTGAGTTTCAGGAAATTGTTGCTGAAGAGAAGGGGCAGACACTCAAGGAATGGGTACTCAATCTTGGCAATAAAGTTGAAAAAGTGCCCCCTGTCGAGTATTGGGTCGAGTTGGTTCGCAATGAGCAGACAGTGGAGGTGCGGATAGCTGATAAGAGCAGGGATAAGCTGGAGCGCTCACTCGCTATTAAGTTGCTCAAGGTAATCCGCGGCAATTTGAGCTGATTATGCGGTTTGCTTCACTTGGGAGCGGCAGCAGGGGTAACGCTACAATTGTGGATGTCGGCTCAACCCGGTTGTTGATTGATTGTGGGTTTTCAATCAAGGAAACGGAAAAGCGCCTTGAAAGGCTGGGTACGCAGCCCAGTGACCTCAACGCCATTCTGGTGACCCATGAGCATGGGGATCACATCCGAGGCGTCCTTCCATTGGCCAGGAAGTACGGATTGACGGTCTATATGACGGCGGGGACCCACCGAGCCTTGTCCTTTTCACTTTTCTCCGGTATTGATCTAAAACTGATAGACAGTCACCTGGACTTTGTTATTGGTGATTTTGCTGTGACGCCTGTCGCTG is a window from the Porticoccus hydrocarbonoclasticus MCTG13d genome containing:
- the bamC gene encoding outer membrane protein assembly factor BamC; this encodes MKATLKKLSVIIALLAMAGCGNNLVRDKSNDYLLSEEVPPMVVPEGKSSGAIGQLYDVPAVPDAGAGSEYFVVPRPQPLSENVFEETVKIETFSGSRWIAINKPAEEVWPRIRNILSRSSVPTTRVDASSGIIETGWLQFKDDEDKSHRFRFKIVPGIGVNSTEVSLLQMSAPIGKEGDAGSWPAKSMDDSRELEFVEIVSNSLASEINSGSVSLLAQTIGGQEQVEVVSSADTDPYIKMNLNYDRAWASLLNSLSRGGYTIIDQNRSAGRLQVEFQEIVAEEKGQTLKEWVLNLGNKVEKVPPVEYWVELVRNEQTVEVRIADKSRDKLERSLAIKLLKVIRGNLS